The genomic segment TGCAAACTTTGCACCATTAAAAGTGCGCTGCGAGTAACGCGGAAATGTAATGCCAATAAATACATCTTCTTTACCAATACGCAAAATCTGTTCAAACATCTCACTGGAGCTGTTGGTATTGATAATCCGTACGTCATCGAAAATATGATTGAAGTAGAAGTACAAAAAGCGAGACAATGCAGATGAACTGCGGATGCCTAAAATGTAAATGGTTCTGGCAGCACAAAGTGCATCCACTGCGTTATTAAAGTTATCCGATGAGGATTCTTCCAGTGTTCTACGGATGTTTTCAATATCAGAGCCCAAAACCTTGGCAAGTACATCGCCGCCACCGATTTGGTCGTTAGTAACTTCCATACGCTGTACCGCTGTAAGCCGATTGCGAATGAGTTCTTGCAGGGCACGTTGCAGCTGAGGATAGCCTTCGTACCCCACCTCGGAAGCAAAGCGAACAACAGTAGATTCGCTGACTCCAACTGTGTTGCCTAGTTTCGATGCCGTCATAAAAGCTGCTTTATCATAATGGTTAATTATGTAGTCGGCAATCATTTTTTGCCCCTTTGAAAAGCCGGCCATCATACCACTTATTAGATTAATTAAATCTTTATTCAAATGGATCACCTCGCATTCTATTTTATCTTGTATTCTTGCAAAAATCAAGCAAAACGCTAAAATAAGCCTAATATCTTGCAAGATTGCAAAATGTTCTTGCAAAAAGCAGGCTTACCGCAACGGCAGCCTGCTTTTATATGTAAATATTCTATTAAGACAAATAATCGATTAAACCATCACCGATGGCATTTGCCATATTAAACATTCCGCGTTTGCTTGCAAGGTCATCAAATTCGGTGGGGTTTGTAACAAATCCCATCTCAACTAAAACGGACGGTGCACAACTGTTTAGCGTTACACGAAAGTTTGTAAACTTCACACCACGGGATGCTCTTCCCGTTTCGGTAACCATATGCGAAAGCAATGTATTGCTAAAAGATTTTGCAATGTTCTCATAGTAATAGATTTCAATTCCGTTGGGTTTCAATCCATTTTGATTGGTACCAATACTGTTGCAATGCAATGAAATAAAGAAATCTGCTTTGTTGGTATAGGCGGGCATCATACGTTCAACATAATCTGCTTTTGTTTTTTTGGTAACACCGCTGCCTTCGAGCAAAACCTCTGCGCCCAAAGATTCCAAACGTTTTTTAACAGCAATAGCGGTATTTGCGGTGATATCGCTCTCGCTGATACCCAAACCATTCATAACACCCAGAGCACCAGGGTCAGACCCTCCATGCCCTGCATCAAGTGCAACCAAAATACCAGCTAAAGGTTTGCTGCTATCACCTGATAATGTAGGTTTATATTTACAATAAAGCGTTGTTACATTATCTTTGTATTCTACGACATAACCCCATAAATCATAATCTGTGTTGCGGCTAAAAGTTATAACCGTATCGCCGCCAGATTCTGATACAGATGCATCGGTAAATAATTTGCTGTTTTCGGTAGAAACACTGTCAACGCCTGTAGTGTGATGCATTGTAATGCTAATTTCGTCTTCGCTGCGAGATGTTGTTACAACAGGCTGCGCAGTACCGGTAAAAATAAAACGTTCGCCGTGCGCTGTGTTTTTATAAGAAACATTAGATACAACGTTATCGCTTGTCCCCCCAGTGATGGGTTTGGTTGTATTCTTATAAATCCAGCCGCCCATACCAAGTTTGTACATGCTTGAGTTAGAATCAACCACATAATCGGTCGCGCCTATTTTAGCAGTAGTGATAAACTTGCTGTTACTTTTACCCTCTGTAAAAATACTGGACGACGTGTCGGCTACTTGTACCAAAAGCGTGTCTCCGCCGGCATACAGCTTGCCTCCAGAAGTAAATGTTTTATTCATACCGTTATAGGACATTGTATATTTTACATTGCCAAGGTTGGTTGTTTTATCTACAGAAGGCACCGAATATTCTGCCTTAAATGTAGCGGGAATACCTGTTTGCGCAGCAGCAACCTGACGCATTTGATAACTGGAGCCGTTTATAGTTGCGGTTATGTTTGCACCTGCAGGGCCAACACATTGCAGAGTTACTGTAGTACCCGCAAGTTCACCAACATCATAAGAAGGGAACATCGACGAAACTTTATTGGTGGTTGGTATATCTACACTATATCCTTTGCCTTGTGTAATCGTTACAGCTTTGGCTGCACCGTTTTCTTGTGTAAACTCAAAAACGTTCTCGCCTGCATCCAACGATACATAAACACCGAAGGTTCCGCTTTTACCGCGATTTTCAACGGTCTCACCGTTCATATAAAGTTCATATTCAGGGCTGGAGTTACCTGTAATATAATAAGCAGTTGCGCTTGTTTTTACATTTTTACTTGGTCTTGTAATATTCAGTTTTTGTGGTACCCAAATAGAAACATGATTTGTAATATAATCAAAATCGTTGTATTCGGATGCTGCTAGTGCTTGCACCGATAAACCGCCTACAGCTAAACAGGCGGCTGTCAAAACAGCAGCAGTTTTTTTAATAATCTTGTTCATTCAAATTCTCCTTTGCATTGTTTTGTTAAATTCTTTGTATATATTTATTATGCTATCACAAATATCGACAAAAATATACCCTTTATTTGTAAACATGAGAATAACAAACACAAATATTAAAGGGGTTGCTGCCTGCATTCTACAGACAACAACCCCTTTTGTTAATTTTTAATATTATCTAATTTTTTATGAGCACTTTAAACAGCCTATCCTTTTATACTGAGCTATTAAAATCCCTGTCTTCATTGATATTCATCTCTGTTTTACCCAAGCGGCGCATACTTTTGCATAATACTTTCGGCAATTCTTAAACCGTCTACCGCAGCACTCATGATACCGCCCGCATACCCCGCACCCTCACCGCAGGGGTATAAGCCCTCTGCTGATATTGATTCGCCGTGTTCATTGCGTAGTATACGTACAGGAGACGAAGTGCGGGTTTCTACGCCGGTGAGAACAGCATCATGTGCAGCAAAGCCCTTTATTTTACTGTCAAACACCAAAAGCCCCAAACGCATCATATCGGTAATCTGCTGCGGAAACAAATCCAGCATATTAGCAGCTTTGGTACCTATGGAATAAGACGGATGCACCTTGCCTAGGTTAAGCCCTGTGCGTCCTTTTAAAAAGTCCCCTACTGTTTGGGCTGGTGCTTTGTAGTTGCTTCCGCCTGCCACAAATGCAGCGTGTTCCAGTTTGCGTTGAAAATTAATGGCATCCAATGGGTTTTCACCAAAATCGCGGCTATCAACGGATACCACTAAAGCAGAATTGGCATTCACTTGGTCTCGTGCATACTCACTCATGCCGTTTACCACGACACTATTTTGCTCCGAAGCGGAAGGCACTACAGTCCCCCCAGGGCACATACAAAATGTATAGACAGCACGGTCACCACGCCTATGCGACAACTGATATTCACCCTTACCAAGTGCAGGGTGGCCCGCGAACTCGCCAAATAAGCCTTGGTCAATGTCTGATTGCAGGTGTTCAATACGAACGCCTACCGAAAAAGGTTTTACAGCCATAGCAAGTTGTTTTTTTAACAGCAACTCAAACGTATCACGCGCACTATGCCCAACAGCCAGTACCAACACCTGCGCGCGCAGGGTCTCATCGCCCGAAGCAATGCTTCTTAATCTGCCTTCGGATATATTAAAATTATCAAGTTTTGAGCAAAAACGAATGTCTCCGCCCAGCGATATAATTTCTTGTCGTATTGCTTTTACAATACCCCGCAGCAAGTCGGTGCCAACGTGAGGCTTTGCTTTATATAAAATTTCATGCGGAGCACCGAAACGCACAAATTGC from the Hydrogenoanaerobacterium saccharovorans genome contains:
- a CDS encoding MurR/RpiR family transcriptional regulator, with the translated sequence MNKDLINLISGMMAGFSKGQKMIADYIINHYDKAAFMTASKLGNTVGVSESTVVRFASEVGYEGYPQLQRALQELIRNRLTAVQRMEVTNDQIGGGDVLAKVLGSDIENIRRTLEESSSDNFNNAVDALCAARTIYILGIRSSSALSRFLYFYFNHIFDDVRIINTNSSSEMFEQILRIGKEDVFIGITFPRYSQRTFNGAKFAMDNGAKVIAITDSPQSPIAEISDTVLLARSDMASFVDSLVAPLSLINALIVAVGLRKKNEISATFSRLEQIWDEYNVYEKIEGTHDIDVTKI
- a CDS encoding N-acetylmuramoyl-L-alanine amidase codes for the protein MNKIIKKTAAVLTAACLAVGGLSVQALAASEYNDFDYITNHVSIWVPQKLNITRPSKNVKTSATAYYITGNSSPEYELYMNGETVENRGKSGTFGVYVSLDAGENVFEFTQENGAAKAVTITQGKGYSVDIPTTNKVSSMFPSYDVGELAGTTVTLQCVGPAGANITATINGSSYQMRQVAAAQTGIPATFKAEYSVPSVDKTTNLGNVKYTMSYNGMNKTFTSGGKLYAGGDTLLVQVADTSSSIFTEGKSNSKFITTAKIGATDYVVDSNSSMYKLGMGGWIYKNTTKPITGGTSDNVVSNVSYKNTAHGERFIFTGTAQPVVTTSRSEDEISITMHHTTGVDSVSTENSKLFTDASVSESGGDTVITFSRNTDYDLWGYVVEYKDNVTTLYCKYKPTLSGDSSKPLAGILVALDAGHGGSDPGALGVMNGLGISESDITANTAIAVKKRLESLGAEVLLEGSGVTKKTKADYVERMMPAYTNKADFFISLHCNSIGTNQNGLKPNGIEIYYYENIAKSFSNTLLSHMVTETGRASRGVKFTNFRVTLNSCAPSVLVEMGFVTNPTEFDDLASKRGMFNMANAIGDGLIDYLS
- a CDS encoding NAD(P)/FAD-dependent oxidoreductase; this translates as MIVITGIRTGISQGAEAATEKAIAELGVKQNCVKNSYIIKASVDARRRTNISMVYSVGLELTCNEEDAVKAANKPTVTLRSSLQTPLKLGTQKLNSRPVIVGFGPAGMFAGLLLAQNGYQPIILERGSDVDARVKAVEGFWNAAKLDTSTNVQFGEGGAGTFSDGKLTTRINDSHCDYVLRQFVRFGAPHEILYKAKPHVGTDLLRGIVKAIRQEIISLGGDIRFCSKLDNFNISEGRLRSIASGDETLRAQVLVLAVGHSARDTFELLLKKQLAMAVKPFSVGVRIEHLQSDIDQGLFGEFAGHPALGKGEYQLSHRRGDRAVYTFCMCPGGTVVPSASEQNSVVVNGMSEYARDQVNANSALVVSVDSRDFGENPLDAINFQRKLEHAAFVAGGSNYKAPAQTVGDFLKGRTGLNLGKVHPSYSIGTKAANMLDLFPQQITDMMRLGLLVFDSKIKGFAAHDAVLTGVETRTSSPVRILRNEHGESISAEGLYPCGEGAGYAGGIMSAAVDGLRIAESIMQKYAPLG